In Leptospira andrefontaineae, the genomic window AATTTTACTCCTTTGATGATTGCTGCAAGAGAAGGAGAAGTGGAAATCGCTGAATTTTTAGTTAGAAGCGGCGCAGACATCAATGCCAAGACTCGAGACGGTCATACCGCTCTAATGATGGCTGTTTATAATCGGAATTTGGACATAGTAAAACTTCTTTTGAAGAATGGTGCAAATGTACATATCAAAAGTAAACAAGGGCATACTGCATTTTCTGAGGCAAGTTTAGAAGAAGCAATCCAGATCAAAGAACTTCTTCTTCCATATGAAATCGGTCCAAAAAGATGAAATCAGCAT contains:
- a CDS encoding ankyrin repeat domain-containing protein is translated as MAIFLTSCISAQYAGGGGSPYPSDFVYKGDLFGLQNCLRAGYSVDTRDPFTRNFTPLMIAAREGEVEIAEFLVRSGADINAKTRDGHTALMMAVYNRNLDIVKLLLKNGANVHIKSKQGHTAFSEASLEEAIQIKELLLPYEIGPKR